The nucleotide window GCGTATCGGTAAGTttgaaaaaacatttaaaattatattaattatattataacctTATTCTCCTTATATGattatctaattaaaatattatttatttattttagtcgTCGAACTTCCAAGAAAGAAACTTCCATTGATGTCAACACCTAAAGTTCAAGTACCAGTACCAAATATCGAAACCGGTTCAGTACCTTCAGGTACTACTTCTCGACCAAGAACATCTCGCAACTCTTCAAGAGTTTAAATTAAACTCTTCGAGAAGAATGGGGATATTTATAACatcaattaaatttcatttttttttttggacaaTCGATTATCATTTCGTGACAACGGTAAAAATCGAACAATTGTTTAACTTGCTCGAGTAGCAAGTTTTTGAcgaaatttcaatttctttttctttttctttttttcttctttttttacgtCTCATTATAGCAAAGATGGTTGATGACGTTGTTGTCAGAGTCTGAGCGAGGAGGCggtgtaatattatattagaacaTCAATCGTTGatgttattttgttatatatatattttcgcaacgcaacatatatatatacatctacattgtatatattattttattattattagacaaacggacaatttttttaattattttgttattatggTGGGGTTTTGATAAAATGTTATCTTAACGATATTGATTATCGTTGAAGATACAACATAGAcggactttttttttctataatcaataattattttaatactacTACTATATTAAGtgcttttttttaggttttcaTTAGTAATTTTCTGTAGTTAATgtagttaatatttattatttttatttttacttgaaagaagaatttctttttgtaCAGTTAGTTATTCAATATTCGGAGATTAATTCGAAAAATCGAtcgaaaattataataattattttatattttttttttctctcttcatactttttttacGATATTATAGCAAACAAACAACTATACGAAAAAAAAGCACAAAATTTAATCAACAAATCACTTTTAGAAATTTACgaaaatatagattttatatacacacaagaatttatatagaagtttaatttaaaaaaaattttcatctaaCAATAtgtaagctttttttttacccaCCGACAAaatacacaattttttttttaattataataacttacATTTCTTTCCTATACATTTCTtacaaacaataattatttttctcatttcgcattttttttttttattattcatttttttttaatttttcatctaaTCAACCACCCAAATATAAAGTTTACATACAAGTATTTTTTTacgcaattaaaaaaaaatatatcaatttttttaattaattaataatcatttgaaagactttttttatataatattgttttataatgtttttttttttatttatttaattttattttatttattttatttatattaatatttattatatacaatttttttttctctcgattcaaaaaaaaaagaatcgagagaaaaaaaaaacaatacaataatagtttttgtacataatatttatttatatatattatacatacatattttactttaataatattaattttaattgattggactttttttttttgtttttttttttgttttttctttttgaaatatttttaatatatatggataaatgaataaaacaaagaaaaaagtgaaatcctttgttttttttttatttaattaattaataataatagatttggGAATTTgggtttgtaaaaaaaaaaaattctttttttagaaaaaaaaaaataaagaaaaatagactagaaaaataaaaataaatgaaaaaaaaatttctttttcactttataaagtaatataattagCGTGTTTAACGTGTGTTTAACGTGTGTTTGGCGTGTGTTTGGCGTGTTTAGCGTGTTTAGCGTGTTTAGTGACTTAAGGGGTCAGTTAAATCGTAAATCGTGATTTTCAGTTCGTtatttttcgttattttcGTGATTTTTCGTTATAGTtatttttcgttattttttgttatttttcgttatttcctttatttttcattatttttcattatttttcattattttttttttgttttctttatcATTACTATTCATTACGATTCATCCGATTATGTAAGAAAACGATGataattcaatttaataattaaaataatttatttcttttgcttAAGTATTAACTAGTTaataatcactttttttaaaaataatcaagaattaattaaagtttttactacataaaaaaagagattttaaattaaaattaaattaatttctttaaaaaaacaatttttttttttggaaagtattttgttttattttattttaataaagaaatatttttaataaaacaaaacaaagtattttaataaaacaaagtattttatttctttgttttttttaaataaaacggaatatttcaatattttttttcaataaaaacgaaatattttttttgatttctaaaaagaaaagaaaattttttgaaaattaattcctaaaaaaagaaaatttttgaaaattaatttctaacaaaaaaagaaaattttttgaaaattaattttctaaaaaaaaaaagtattctcTCTCCCTACGCTATTATtgatctatatactatctatgCTACAAAGATTTTTTAGATGGATCACCTTAAAAAcatgaaaaatcaaaaaaattaaccaattaatcaactttaactatttttaaccaattaaacaattaaaaccatttaaaaccaattaaaaccaaatttttttccaagaaaaaaaatgcacattaaattacatttaaaatgaAACTCAAATGAAACtcttttccaaatattttttattttattttattttattttattttttttcgtgtcaaattaaaaattaaacaaaagatcgatcataaaaatttttttttttcttttcataatgattcatgaataaataaaatataattaataaataaataattaattaataatgacattctttttttcgctcttttttacaaataattatttaaatatgaaacttTATTGAAAaccaatgttttttttttgtattcgaaagaataatttgattttctttttcataattaatataatataaattatatataaataaatatatttaaactaatataaacataaacatcttttgtttaataagtttagtaaaaaaaatgggaTCATATAATTCCGGTGTGAATCATTTccgtttttaataatttgtcaatcttttattacgtaattttatgaaatattccGGCCGAATGATATTATACGTTTTAACCGTGTACGGTGTAATTCCGAAAAACcgagataatattattttacaatcaattatttattttccaGATTAAGGGAAAAAAACAGACACTTTTAATACACAATTCAATTATCAATAATGAGCCgctcaatttttttaatccaaaaaaaaaaaaaagtaaattaatattgaaacccgattttttttttttttaactaatttactaaaaattttactttaaaatttacttaattttactaaCATACATTTTACTacattatacaaattaataaacaatatctataataatagaaaaaaactCCCAtagatgaaagaaaaaaatgatcaaatttttttttggagtaaaaaaaaagcatttcaaatgattttttttttcatatgtttacattatatatatattatgtgtGTGTGATAAAAAATCTATACTTTTGATCTTAAAGTATTATTGACTCTATTAGTTTCACCTTTAATTGCAGCTGTGAGATACATTAATGTACCGATAAATAAGTAAAGAGCAGGATTtacattttgataattaaatacTGAAACAAATGATATAGGGACGTATAAGAGTATTCTGGGAATGAAAGATCTCACTAGGAATGTATCCTTGAGGAATGGTAAGGGTAATTCAAgagctattattattaatccaGTGACACTAACAaccaaggaaaaaaaaaattagtctaAAGTTTGATAATTAACGAATTGAAagtttaataagtttaattcATTCATATACGTACGTGCAAATAATTGCAAGATAATTGAAAGGATTGAACAAAAAGTTTATATCAATAACGGCTTTAAACATTGAATAACGGTAAAAGAAAGCGAAAAGTCCTCCGATAAGTtgaactataaatataattcaaacgaaaaaaaatgttaatatctATTCCAATGTAATCAAtgtaatcataattttaagtttgacagtaaatgaaaatataaaaataaaatttacgtACAGACACCAGCGGTGAGACTGATCAATCTTGCCCATTGGTTCCAAATGAGTTGACccatatcttttttttttttaataaagaaaagtaaaaataatttgtttgcTTTGCTCGGCAAAGAGgtggttttctttttataaaaaggtaCGAAAAGTTcgtattaaagtattaaaagtattaaagttTTTCTGTTACCAGACAGAAAGGATGAGGAAGaggaaaataaagtttttgtaGGAAAGGGAAAGAGAGAGAGAATGGTGCTTAATAAAGCAACAAATTAGAAGGTCAAAATAGATATGATACACGGGGTACCGagtttcgaaaatttttaaaaggacaaaaataaaaaacttttcgttctttttttatattctttaaatccCCTTAAAAGTCGCACAatcttacattttttatttaaattagacACAAATCAGGGGAAGTAAAAGTCATAATGTGCATAATTGTAacataaacaataatttatttaatttattttggaaaaCTTACCGGCAGTTTATAATTAAactgtatatatgtatatgcAATCAACTAATTTCGTGTTACATTTTTATGTCTTggattttgtattaaaatttttatattatagttatttTCATCCTTTAAACCTGATAATCTGATTCAACGgtaatcttttttctttattttagagattagttattaataataaatctcaaaaagaaacaataatgaattttttttatacaaatatccTAAAGAACGACGAAAACTtacaatacatttaattaaagtttacaCAAATCATTATGTAACATTTATGGCATGTTATGAAACAAAAACGTTTCATAAATAAACCTGCAATCTAGAAATGATCGATATACAAATTTACGCGTGTTTGTAACGTATCTTCCAAAATTAGCTAATAACTTAAGAATACTAATCAGTCTGTAACCGCAGTAataatctataataatttCGCGGTttccaaagaattttttataaattatattactataaaaagttcaaaaaagaaacttctATTAATTGGTGTAAATATAATCTCTATAATTAACTCCCTTAATGTCATAAATATAACCTGTGAGCAAATTCAGATGACTCCcaattatagatttttaacatgcattatttattaaaaagatttttctaacTGAAgcaatacaataaaaataaaatcttttttttttttcttttcaaaaagttcctttattgtaattataccATAAATAGAATGGTAATTTCCAATTTCTTATAGCCAATTTTGGAtcaaatacattaaaattatatttttccaaCCGTTTAAGATATAAGTCACAAGGAacctatataattaaaattagtatacaagtctaaaaaaaataaataaataaaattatattaacttatTACCGCTGATAACAAAGCGGGTAAAGCTTGATTTGGAGTGCTTTGTAAAAATGTTCTAGCTGTAAGTAAGTGATCATGAGCCAATGTAGCAATCTCGAATATTGCATCTTCTAATCCTTTTACAGGACCTTGACGAAATATCTCTTCTTGAGAAATGTtgtactaaaaataaatattaaaaccaCTTTTTCTTAAAGATGCaaagatattaaaaagtttgatataatatatacctTTGATGTAATTGCAGAAGGTAACAACATTCTCCTTTTACTCACAAGATATGGAAAACCCCTCAGAATAGTAACTATTCCAATAGATTTTCCTATGTGACTTGCAGCATGATCAGCTTGTATGTCCTCAACTCCCAAAGACTGAAGGTGTAAATAAAGAAGACATGATGCCGTATTCTCTCCATATGATTCTAAATctttattgttaatatatgGAGGATCATACAATTGTGCatcctatttaaaaaaaaaatcatctattaattaattactaaaactaggttacataataatattaattacccTTTCATCAATTatccttttaaaaaataatggtgATAATTGACATATTTCCAGGGAATTGTATAAAACTTGAGCAATCGGTTGCTGAGGTGGAATTCCCTAatcgttaaataatttttattaataaataattcatataatcaaaaaaaaaaaaataatttacacaCTTTGAAAGTTTTGTCAATTGTTTCTCGCCAAAATTGCATGCGCAAGTTACCAAGTTGAGGTTTGGTGGTTGACTCTCGAATCATTATTAGCTCAATATTTAATGCCCGTATTGCAAAATATACTTTTTGCAAATGTTTTGGATAAAAtgttgataatatataattttctggATCATGCTTTCTAacatgttaaatattttaaattaaaaaataaaattatcttaaatgtTAAAGGAGAAAGTTTTCCTCGTTAAATTAATCATGAAAATTATTCTCAAaagtaacaaaataaaaaaaaatatatatatatattgttattactTTACGAGGTCTGTGCAATATTTTATTGCGGCATTCAACTTCTTGTCTTCTTTGGCTGTACTATAACCTCTAGACCCTATAGTTCCTACGGTTTTTTTTCGGTAGGAAACTACTCTAAGggcattaataatattatttacaaaagttCGGGGAGCCATAACAACTAATGTTGAAGTTAATTTCGAATGAGGAGAATATTTCGAGTGATTATcgaaactataatttttgttgaTAAGATGTTCATTAAACCTGTTGTGTAACTCTAGATGTTTACTCATATGAAATTCCTCAGCTCATAAGGTGATgatttggttttttatttaaaaattaataaaatttgttaataaacaTGGTTCGTGCTTtccttttagatttaaaaactttttttcataattatttaaataatttttttttttaatttacaatgcGAATGAATAGATTttgtatttattcatttttagtCGACATGGGAAAATGCGGTTGAAGAAATGGTTTCAATATTTTACTGATAAGGAAAAAACAACAATTACAACAGATTTAACAACAATAATATTGAGTCGTAAACGTTCGATGTGTAATGTTTTAGAATATGGTGAACATAAGGtacttgaaattttatgtgtaccatgtattttatacatctctaatttttttatctccctgattataataaaaaaggtgatatataaaagatatgCTAGTCTTTATTTTGTAGCAGGAATTGACTGGGACGAAAATGAACTTTACACCCTAGAAGTAATTCATCGTTATGTTCAAATACTTGATGAATTTTTTGGAAATGTGTGTGAATtggatataatttataattttgataaagcGTATTATGCCTTGGATGAATTATTTATGGGCaagtttgttttttaattattataattcattataatgatttgatttttaactTTCATCTTTATTTCTATAGCTGGTGAATTACAGGAGCCAAATAAGAAGGCAGTTATTAGAcatattaaatcatttgaaCAAACCTGTCAATTGGATATATTAACTCGTAATCTTGAAGAAActataaaatagaatttgatttataaatcaaaaatttttatataataaataatattaaacgaattatttaattaaatttgacaATAATATGTAAGTGTAAAATAATGTGTTTTCctttggatttattttattttaataaaattaattttattattcagcATACTTTAATTATGTTTTTGTGTGCCACGAGggcattaattttttttttttaaaaaaataattttattattcagtttaaatttacaaaaaaattttttcatagcTCATTCCTTCCACGTAatattgatttcttttttaagatatattttCCTTCGTTTATTTGATGTGTATTgattgaaaaatgaaaatcgaCTACCGGTAAttgatgtaaatatttttcagttcaagttaatatatatataacatcaGCTATATAGCAAATAAATTTCCTGAGAGTAGAATATaggaattatattaaaaagaaaattttttaaaaaataagaaatttaatttaaaagacaAAGGTAATATATTATTCCTCAAGTCTTACAGACATAACTTGTAATAGCACTTTGTTTCAATTCACAATCTTTGTTTATTGAATAAGTTTCagtttgatcaatttttttattcaagaCGCGATATTCAGATGTGTTTGTGATACAACCATTTCCAATAAAAACTGGAAGGTTAAGATCTGAACCTTTACTTGACAACTTATTCATAAATGTTCCACTTCAACGCTTGACCCAATATTTCATCATCTAACGGACTTCACATTTTGATGACAGTAATCCATGACAAACATTTCGATGACTTATTTACAAAGAAATGGTATATTTGGAGAGAGTATGTATGCAAAAACTTGTTCTTTCGAACTGACCacaaaatgtataaatatcgAGTCTATCGCAGGATTCTAAAACAAatcagtaataaaaaataatgatcctCTGAATATAAACTCGCCtgcatattattatattcatactATTCTATTTTGCCTGTGTTAAGAATGTTAATCAAAGATTTTGCTTCAAATATATCTGTTTGAGAGGCAAGTTTGATTAGCATCTTTCGTAACGCATATTCAATCATGTGAAGGTTTCTAGGTTCCCAGATATCAatgatcaaaatcaaaattatatatgtacgAGTTATTTGCTTGGCTATAACTTTGTCttacaaaacaaaataatattcctAAATATGCCCTTTATCCCATCTATATCCaatatgtttatattttaaatagaataaaaatgatCTCAAGTATACCTACACAGACTGACGGACAAGAATAAACAAATACTAGTTGTTAAAATGGTTACCGGTAGTCCGGTACGACTGAAAAATTGCGTAATTATTCAACCCTTAATTCGGTTAATCAACgcaattatgtatttatatccAATTATATCCAATTGTCCAATTGTTAACTTGTTTTCTGCGATCACGCGCTGGTACggtttaatcattttttactaaaattagtTACGGTATATCTCAGGCTTCTTTCTCTTAAAACCTTTTCACTATTAAAAATGTACTTGTCAAGTATGGATAGACAAAGGAATATTAATTCTGATAATAATCAAAAGTCTAGTATTGAAATACTCAACTGGAGATAATGAGAGTGGTATGTGTGAGTTTTTACTTGAATgctgttttttaaaaattcaatgcTACTctctgtaaaaaaaatgttattgtCATGCTGGTACCCAAAAGGGCCCATTACATCTGTCCAAAACCAAATTCATgcttaaataattcattatatttaattatatagatataaccttaaaagtaattttgaaaaaatatgttcTTTGGATGAAAATGTTGACAAAAAGATCAATGATAGAAGAAATTACTGCCCAGATCAATGATATAGAAGGAGAAATCTTTGATGCAAAAGAAGAAATTGCTACCCAGATCAAtgatgtaaaaaagaaatcagcaaaatatataaactgtTGCTTATGATATAGGCAAAAAATACATACAACATTATTTGGTTCAAGAAAACATGGAGTGTTGGAAATTcagattatttttatacatgCAGAGAGCACATTATTCATAAAAGTTTTTGTGCATAACTTATGAAATCATATGCACCATTATACATTCAATTACATCTgtggaaatttaaaatataccaaCTGTACAGATATCACTGATTTCATTAACTAAGCTTATATTATGGACCACAGAACTGTTAAAATATAGCTGTTAGAAAATTATGTGGATACATTTCAGCATTAGTTAGCTGCTATCAATGTTATAAAATAGCCAACATCAGTAGAAGAAAGCTCAATTATAGAGGagcaaaatatattaatattaatggtaaAGAAAAATGTCAGTAAACTTTTAtcttatttctatttttatttttataatagaacaatgatttgattaaaattataatgggctttttgtttttgtaaaagaatatatagatattattttaaagaaaaaaattgaattatagtaatttattagatttacttagattaaaaataaaataagtgtttttttttaaaagtaaatatatgtattaatattttcaaaatataattgggtaaaataaataaataaaataaaggaaattaggaattcaaaatcattatattttagaaatacaaaaatcaaaataaaggcaaattctattttttatatattttacttcaTTTAAACTTATTAGCTATagtttttgctttattttgattttgtaatacCTTGCACAAATTCTAAAGATGAATGTTTGTAAATTCTTATTCTTCTATAAGGTAAGTTTtacatgaaaaagaaaaataaatgaaatgatttataggttttataattaatattaaagaaataaagagagCAAgcaaactataaaaaatactgatttaacaataatcaaaaagattaattaaatatattacattaaattatataattcatatggCAACTGGAGTCTGAAGACTACTAGTGACAAATCACATtagcaataaataataattttttaaattttttgttaaaatagtaaaattcaCCATGCATAACAATTGTAATACCAATgtataatacaatttttttatttttttttaggagtGGTTTTGCCACTTTGaatatttacttaaattttaatgttacaaAATAAGTggtatttcatttttttttacttaaaattgttattatcattttcttttcttttttttaaaaatagctAAATGACTTTGAAAATTAACCTAAtgtaattttacaattaaaagtattttttttattttctacttttagtttcttttatttttcatatttcatttttactaactttcttttatctttttctttgtGTTTGCCATTTCATTTTGTTCTATTCTTTACTCTGtcatttttatctattttttttatttttttcttttactttgcTTTATTCCTTTCACTCCATTTCTTCATTatacttttttcatttctcttaattttataatcaaaaatatgtttttcattttacttttagtttcttttttcattctttatattttgtttttactaacttattttactttatcctttttttatgtgtttgttattttgtctttattacatttttttcattctttcacCATTTTGCTCTATTTACTTCAtcttatttctttcattttattttttctgctTTAATCCTTTTACTCATTCCATTTCTTTCAActccatttttttcaatacattttttatttttgttctgcctgttttttcattatatctGATTTTcaccttattttattttcattttcattccattcatttttgtatttcttttcatttttttttttatttcattcctttcattttattcaattccattttttttattactttcttttacttttttttcctttcatctttttttatccttcatcaatactattatttcttattgattttcttattttttgttgttttgttttattatttccattatACCTCATTATTTATGACCTTTCtcattatacaaattttatgttttttttacagATTGTAAATGAATTCTATATCTcctttttactttatttttcttgtctttttttgttatttacaaCTAGTCTAATAGtcctattataaaattaacttgaagtaataaataataaataaatgtatataactttaaaatttagtttaacattataaatttaatattatctttatagataaaatattgcatttataaataaaacaattttgtttatctaataaaattttttatagtgtaatgatttatttattattacatcacatgattatttgattatgataaataaattacaaataaaaaaaataagtgaaATTCACTAccagttaatatttttatattcaaatgaaaaaaaattcatagttATATAATATGATGAACTTTACCAATTTTACTGGTGAATTTCACCTCtgataaatgttaaattatcctttttttttaatatattgtaataaattataaaaaaaaatatttttttttatataataaaaataaagaaattttataattcaaaaaatcttaaaagtaaaataaaatattataaattatattatttgcttaaatttccttttgattttttttaaaattttttctatttgtattatttatataaaatataaaaaatataaaatattgtattattgtttataataGTTTAGATGACAGGTTaactttttcttcaaaaaagtaattttatttcataatactTTGTTAAGTATTCTTATATgtattttgtttttcttatttttataagtttaatatatgtaaGTAAGTGTAATTATATTAAGACAAGATCacatctataataaattaataaaaaaatatatataaaataataaaataaaatatataaaaattaaaatttagtcataatttattatctttaaatttaatagaatcaatattattgaaatttgaaattattttacaaatatttagtttttatttcatatttttgattaataaaattactgcaCATTACTGAAAAGCTTAATATGAATTTTACCCTGGATTAGTGTgaactaaatattataaaagggAAAATAT belongs to Rhizophagus irregularis chromosome 13, complete sequence and includes:
- a CDS encoding uncharacterized protein (antiSMASH:Cluster_1); amino-acid sequence: MGQLIWNQWARLISLTAGVFQLIGGLFAFFYRYSMFKAVIDINFLFNPFNYLAIICTVTGLIIIALELPLPFLKDTFLVRSFIPRILLYVPISFVSVFNYQNVNPALYLFIGTLMYLTAAIKGETNRVNNTLRSKV